A segment of the Salvelinus namaycush isolate Seneca unplaced genomic scaffold, SaNama_1.0 Scaffold165, whole genome shotgun sequence genome:
gcattatcactttaatACAATGTGTTACCCAacatattaaaataatgattaaCATATTTTCATTTATAAattatttttatgaatttattcatactgttTCATTCTTCAACGATATATAGTCTCCACACATCTAGGACAGTTACACGACATATCATTATTCTCTTTATAGTCCCCACACATCTAGGACAGTTACACCACACAACATTATTCTCTTTATAGTCCCCACACATCTAGGACAGTTACACCACATATCATTACTCTCTTTATAGTCCCCACACATCTAGGACAGTTACACCACATATCATTACTCTCTTTATAGTCCCCACACATCTAGGACAGATATACCACACATCATTACTCTCTTTATAGTCCCCACACATCTAGGACAGTTACACCACATATCATTACTCTCTTTATAGTCCCCACACATCTAGGATTGTTACCTCTACAGTTATACCACATAGCATTACTCTCTTTATAGTCCCCACACATCTAGAATTGTTACCTCTACAGTTACACCACATATCATTACTCTCTTTATAGTCCCCACACATCTACGACAGTTACACCACATATCATTACTCTCTTTATAGTCTCCACACATCTAGGACAGATATACCACATATCATTACTCTCTTTATAGTCCCCACACATCTAGGAGAGTTACATATCATTACTTTCTTTATAGTCCCCACACATCTAGGATTGTTACCTCTACAGTTACACCACATATCATTACTCTCTTTATAGTCCCCACACATCTAGGATTGTTACCTCTACAGTTACACAACATATCATTACTCTCTTTATAGTCCCCACACATCTAGGAGAGTTACATATCATTACTTTCTTTATAGTCCCCACACATCTAGGACAGTTACACCACATATCATTACTCTCTTTATAGTCCCCACACATCTAGGACAGTTATACCACATATCATTACTCTCTTTATAGTCTCCACACATCTAGGACAGTTACAAGACATATCTTTACTCTCTTTATAGTGTCCACACATCTAGGACAGTTACATATCATTACTCTCTTTATAGACCCCACACATCTAGGACAGTTACACCACATATCGTTACTCTCTTTATAGTCTCCACACATCTAGGACAGTTATACCACATATCATTACTCTCTTTATAGTCCCCACACATCTAGGAGAGTTACATATCATTACTCTCTTTATAGTCCCCACACATCTAGGAGAGTTACATATCATTACTCTCTTTATAGTCTCCACACATCTAGGACAGTTACACCAGATATCATTAGTCTCTTAATAGTTTAGATTGTTTGAAAGTCAAATATTTGAGAAGAAATTCTCATTTAGTTTATCCTCATCTGTAAACTTTGGAACCAGAAGACTTGTGGACTTTGTTTATTTGTAATGAGGTTATCGTCTGTTACCATGTTTGTGATTGGCTGTTGTAacagagatggaagaggagggaCTCAGAGCACTCTGTTCCTGTTGACACTCTGTTATCACAACTTctaccgaagtcgatgcctctccttgttcgggcggtgttcggcggttgAAGTCGTCGttcttctagccatcaccgatccatttttccttttccatttgttttgtctcgtttttccacacacctggttttaattttcctcattatgtgttgtgtatttaaccctctgtttttccccatgtctttgtgtggtattgtttatcTGTTCATGTATGCGCACGTTAGGCTGGTTAAACTGGGATATGTTAACCCTTATTTGTATTTCGTGTTAGTTTGTGCCATGTGCTTTTGGGTCGCCAAATAAAAGGCTCCGTTTTGTTAACAAttatctgctctcctgcgcctgacttcctacAGCCCTTCACCCATACCCTGACAATATGATTCTTTATAATTTTATTTGTAGGAACAAGCCTCACTATCTACGAAAATATATTCTCACTATTTCCCAAGAACAAGGAGGTCTTCAGGTTTTAGATTTCAATActctaaataatacttttaaaatAAATTGGATTCTGAAGTAGAACAGTATTTGGAATGTCTTCCCTAAATATTTATTTGGCTCTGTTGGTGGTTTAGAATTTTTGCTTCAAATTAATTTATATGTTGATTAAATTCCAGTAAAGTCTTCCTTATTCCATAAGCAGGCAATTGTAGCTTGGATGTTAGCGCATAAACACAAATTTTCCCCTCACAGATACGTTATATGGAACAACAAAGATATACGATTTAAAAAGAAGTCTCTTTTTTCGTAACTGGTTTGAGAATAAAATCATTTTGGTTGGtcagttactgaaggaggatggaTATCTACTCTCATATGGGACATTTCTTGATAAGTTTATCATTCCAGTAACCCCGAAAGTGTAACAGTTCCAATGGTGGACATGaaagagtcaggtgcagagagcagggtaatctcAAACGAGTGGATTTATTATTTCACCCAGAAATAATCACATAAACGGCGACGCCAcacaaacaacgggcgcgtcaaaatatagtccaataaaagtaggactgaaatccactataacaacaccaccaacacaaacagaaaaacaagcctgcaccaaaagtcggcgggccaactgggtttaaataaccccctaccctaaacacaaaacaggtgatacaaattagacaaactcaaaagaaaacagaaaaggggatcggtggcagctagtagaccggagacgacgaccgccgagcgccgcccgaacgggaagaggcaccatcctcggcgggattcgtaacagaaAGAATATGCAAATGTTTTTGATGCGATTCCAATGGGGGTTGTATCTTTTTTAAATTCCTCTGTGGTTGATGTAAGTAACATAGATTTacattaaaatatatttattggCAATATTAACATCAAAGATAAATGTAGTAATAAACAGATTAGGAATATTGTTTGTGATACTACAATTCCCTCATCAAGACTCTTTTGGTTGAATATCTATGGTGATATACAATGGGGGAAAGCATGGAAATGGATAACAAATATTGTATCAGTAACGAGGTAAAGGAAGTttcatttaaaatgttacatAGAATTTATCCTGTGAAACATGTTTTGGAAAGATTCAAGCTGAATATTGACTATAATTGTGATTTCTGTGGAATGGAGAAGGAGACCATTTTGCATTTGTTTTTTGCCTGTATTTATAGTCGATTTTTTGGGATTGACATACAGAATTTAGTTACAAAACAAATTGGACCGGTAGTACTATTTAATGGTTTTGATATAATTATTTCAGAAATTCTGACATAGATAAAGATGTAGTATATTTAATTAAACTGCTAATAATACTAGGTCAGTTTAATATTCACAAATGCAAATGGTCTAATTCAAAACCTAACTTTTTTCACTTTATAAATTCATTTAAACACTATGGCACTACTTTaactaaaatgaaaaacaaaaaggcAATTAAAACATGTTGTATTATCAAAGAATGTGATTTGTTTGTTTAGGATTCCtggcaatgtaaatagtttgtATGTATGCTTGTTTGCATGTGACTATGCCTCTTTTGTTTGTTGATATttgttaatatatattttttttttataagaaaaaaatagaaaaaaaggaaagagaacaaacagatctgggaccagactaggcAACTATagagttacatttaaaaaatcagttTTATTTGCTAATTAAATGTTTTACCTTTTTTTGTGTCCAATGTGTCCAACACATTTCATCTTACCCAAAGATGTGGCCTATCTTCTGATTCTGGCATGCAGCCAAGGTTAAAAAGCTACACCCAATCAGAATTCACACTGCCTATCCTGAGTAGAATCATGTTTACCTAGCAGCactctctcattggctagaaatGATTCGTTGCTGGGAAAATGAAACTTAACAGAATGTAAGGTGCAGCACATTGGGCGCTTTAGTTTTGCATGAgttttagaccattccattggtccttaaggTAAATCTCCACCCACCTGGGGCACCTGGCTATGCAAAACCAGCAGGCCCACTGCTTCAGGTCTCTCAGTGACAACAGGGAACAACAATTAACAGATCTATGAAACCACACTAAAAGTGAGTATTCAACTTAACTACCTTACTAATTAAATGTTGTACAACAATCTACTCTACAGTATTTGAATAACTGTAGCACAATATTAGGTAGACATTTTATTGATACCAGGTCTGTTAACATTTATGCATAAATAATCATATGATTACATCACTTATCATCAAAATGTCAAAACAGTATAATCATGTAGCTGTTAACAATCACATTCTGCTATACAGTAGGTTTGTATTTATACACGTTTTAATATTGTAGAACAGTGAAAGGAGAAACATGGTTAGACTTTTACCTGAAACATTTACCTTGTTTAGTGCAGagatagtgcagtatactgtaccttgtttagtgcagagatagtgcagtatactgtaccttggttagtgcagagatagtgcagtatactgtatcttggttagtgcagagatagtgcagtatactgtatcttgtttagtgcagagatagtgcagtatactgtaccttgtttagtgcagagatagtgcagtatactgtaccttggttagtgcagagatagtgcagtatactgtatcttggttagtgcagagatagtgcagtatactggaccttgtttagtgcagagatagtgcagtatactgtaccttgtttagtgcagagatagtgcagtatactgtaccttgtttagtgcagagatagtgcagtatactgtaccttgtttagtgcagagatagtgcagtatactgtaccttgtttagtgcagagatagtgcagtatactgtaccttgtttagtgcagagatagtgcagtataatgtaccttgtttagtgcagagatagtgcagtatactgtaccttgtttagtgcagagatagtgcagtatactgtaccttgtttagtgcagagatagtgcagtatactgtaccttgtttagtgcagagatagtgcagtatactgtaccttGGGTCAACACCCATCATATAGCAGGTTGTTGCTGTGAGGGACACACCTGCAGGTTTTTGTCAGTACTGACTAAGGTCACACTGCTtagacgttgcatgcatcaaccaatggttgacTGACAGATTGCTGAAAcacatgatgtggttagctgatatgtaaaatacctatccaggcgttgtaagatctggtgtcagcaacgtctgagcagaggaacagaggaacacaTGCTTTGTGTTCAGACACCTCCTGATTTACACATTAAGTACTGGTTTCAGTTATACTGATTCCACTTAATTATTGTCTGAactcttcctgtctgtctacaCAGTAGATgtgatgtaatgtaatgtaattatTGTCTGAactcttcctgtctgtctacaCAGTAGATgtgatgtaatgtaatgtaattatTGTCTGAactcttcctgtctgtctacaCAGTAGATgtgatgtaatgtaatgtaattatTGTCTGAactcttcctgtctgtctacaCAGTAGATgtgatgtaatgtaatgtaattatTGTCTGAactcttcctgtctgtctacaCAGTAGATgtgatgtaatgtaatgtaattatTGTCTGAactcttcctgtctgtctacaCAGTAGATGTGATGTTTGATGGTAATGGAACAGGACCTCTAACTGGTCTATCTGGTCTTAACAGCAGCAGCCAGGAAACGGTAGAATAATAACCATGTTTGGAATGTCATTTGATACGCCCCATATGAGTACATTATGTTCACCTGATGTAGGCTACGTTGTTAAGGAATGTACTGTGTTTATCCACAGTTATACCACATATCATCACTCTTTTTTTAGTTTATAGTTTAATAGTTTCTATTGTTTGGAAGTCAAATAGCTGAGAAAAAATTATTATCTGTAAAAGTAGGAACTTTGCAGAACACTGCATGAGTCACTGAAGAAATGTGGACTTTATATTTTGTAATGAGGTCATCGTCTGTTTCCATGTTTTTGATTGGCTGCAGTTGTAGTAATGGAACGAGGAAGAGGAAGGACTCTGAGGATTATGTTCCTGTTGACACTCTGTCTGCAAGACTTCACTGGTCAATGCcaaggtacagacacacacacacacacacacgcacacgcacacgcacacgcacacgcacacgcacacgcacacgcacacgcacacgcacacacacacacacacacacacacacacacacacacacacacacacacacacacacacacacacacacacacacatatatatacagtatatacatggaCTTACATAGGGTTTTCAGTAGCCTTTTATCAAGACACCCACTATCAGTGTTAGCAgttactcttcaataacacagaccccaaagcaaatcagggggagacaaataggtttattcaaagaggacaaatcatagatgttatgctgagaggtagatgttcattctcccctgtcctcagttaTTCTCTCCTTTCAGTGATTCTTTCCACAGAACAAAGGGACGGGATGTAGTTTTATAACGCAAGCCTAGCGTGTGGTTGACCAATCAtaattccttgcaataaaactgggccaatggccTATTTCAGGATCAATGTCTAGACAAATTCCTCCAATGTCTCTGACCCATTGATCAATAATTTGCTATTAaagaaaaaacactatttccattgatcgttaGTTCTCTATCGACTTTTAGTCCTCTTGACCTTTAGTCCTCTGACTTGTGCATTTATCTTAAAATATTATTACAAAATCAATCATTTCTTGTCTGTTTCCACAGTTTCAGGGCAGCCCTCTAACCTGAGGATAGTTCTGCTGGGGAAGACTGGAGCAGGGAAGAGTACAACAGGAAACACCATCCTGGGGAGAGAGGTGTTTCAAGCAGAGGATTCTCCAGTGTCTGTGACTGCACAGagtgagaaacagagtggagTGGTGGATGGGAGGAAGATTGATGTCATCGACACCCCGGGGCTCTATGACACAACAATGTCTCAAGAAGAGATGAAAAGTGAAATAGAAAAGGCCATCTACATGTCAGTCCCAGGACCCCACGCCTTCCTGCTGGTGATCAGACTGGGGAGGTTCACAGAGGAGGAGCAGAACACTGTGAAGTGGATCCAGGAGAACTTTGGAGAAGATGCCTCAATGTACACCATCTTGCTGTTTACACATGGAGATCTACTGAAGGGTAAATCAGTAGAGGAGTTTCTTGCTAAGAGCAAAGAGTTACGTAAACTCATCAATATCTGTGGGGGCAGATATCACTCCCTAAATAATGACAAGAGAAAACACAACACTCAGGTCACAGAGCTGCTGAAGAAAATAGAGGAGATGGTGGAGAAGAATGGAGGAAAACACTACACCAATGAGATGTACCAGGAGGCCCAGAGGAAGatcgaagaggaggaggagaggaagagacaggaagaggcgaagagagagagagagaggagacaggaagaggaagaaaTACGAAGAAGAGAAGAAAAATTGAATGACTGCAAGTGGTCAGCACTTGCCAGTACGACTGCATTGGGGTTGGGAGCCATGTACAGCTCTCCATTGTCTTTAGTAGCAGGGGCTACATTAGCCGCTGTTAAAGGTTATCAGTGCATGGGCACCTATTTCAACTCAGGTAGTTCCAACTCAGAAGACCAGAAGGAATAAGATTTCCACATCCACCATCTCAGATTAAGATGAATTATTATGTTATATAATATAAAATTAAGATGAATTA
Coding sequences within it:
- the LOC120037247 gene encoding GTPase IMAP family member 7-like codes for the protein MERGRGRTLRIMFLLTLCLQDFTGQCQVSGQPSNLRIVLLGKTGAGKSTTGNTILGREVFQAEDSPVSVTAQSEKQSGVVDGRKIDVIDTPGLYDTTMSQEEMKSEIEKAIYMSVPGPHAFLLVIRLGRFTEEEQNTVKWIQENFGEDASMYTILLFTHGDLLKGKSVEEFLAKSKELRKLINICGGRYHSLNNDKRKHNTQVTELLKKIEEMVEKNGGKHYTNEMYQEAQRKIEEEEERKRQEEAKRERERRQEEEEIRRREEKLNDCKWSALASTTALGLGAMYSSPLSLVAGATLAAVKGYQCMGTYFNSGSSNSEDQKE